The Prunus dulcis chromosome 5, ALMONDv2, whole genome shotgun sequence genomic sequence TAGGACATCCACAAACCATGGTTGTGACCTAGCAGTAAGTCACAGTTATCCGAGCTAAATGAGACGTTGTGAAAGAACCTATTCAAATTGGAATGACCGTGCAATTGAATTATTCTCTTATGTGAATACtccttattcacattattATATCATGGAATCCGATTGTCAATATCCTAATGTGAATCATTccttttatatgattatcctggtaagatttgaagacttcttctttcaagtCTTATCCACTACTTTACGTAGAGATTTGACAAATCATATCTTGGAGTGTTCCTTCTCTTTTACTGAGAGTATCCTGATGAGCACTTTTAAGCTATGCTTAATCCAGCATGACTGTATAGTGCCCTCAAAGATTAACAACATAGCCACAAAACATCTATGATGCCTCAGGTCTAAGGATTAGTTTGCATCATTGCAATTTATGAGTTCCAACTTGACATGTGAGTAAAGACTTCCATGTGTAACTCATGTGTTGGTTCACATTTAGTGTACTTGTTCTTCTACAAGCACCTACACATGTATCGTTGTGTCTCCACACTTAATGACTTGAGACCTTGTCATTCCCTGTATATAGAGACGATACTGTGTGTATTGGTCTTTGCGGAATATTGACGTCCAATCAATATTACTATGACCAGGAACATATTCAGGATTTAGGGATGATGAGAAGTCTCCATGCATGCAATCTCATTACATAGCTCTCATATCCACTTGTGTATTCCTTGGACTATGGTTGTTCTACATATTGAAAGATAATATAAGATTATTTAATGTATAAAACAACCTTGCTTGTCCATTGATAACATAATAAGTCTTTTATCAAAGATGTCCTTAACTCTAACTATTACATAACTAGTTGACTTTAAGTGCATATTTCTAACACGACCCAACCCGTTTTTTAGGCCCACACAATTCGGCCCTCTTTAAGATTGGATAGGGCTTGGGCTAAGGGTTTGAAATCATGGGCCGGCTCACAGTCTGGCCAGTTTGAGCTCGTCTAGCCATGACTTGGTTAAGCTCGTCTATGCCTGGCACGACCCACCCATAAATATAATACCCAATTAAATACTATACTTCTTCACTCAATTTTCTAACTTGTCAAGCTTCATTCTCTCAAATTTCAAGCTTCAATTTTCTCAATATGTCTAAATCCTCACTCCTCCGGTGATGGTGCTctcattcttttattttctcaaatttgaagttgcaattttttcaatttgtctaaCTCCTCATCCTTGTTGGTGGTGCTCTAATTCCTCGGTGGTAGTGATGCTCTTATTCCTTTGTAATAAAAAGTTATAAAAGACTTAgacaaaaaaagtacaaaaaagaaaataaaaagtacaaAAGGCCCGGCTCGCCCTAGCCCAATGGGTAGGCCCATGCCTTGACATTTGAAACCTCAGTCTggcttgaaaattcaaaaaagcCCGTGAGGCCTAGCCTGAGCCTagctcaaacccaaaaattccAAGCAAACCTAACCTATCTCGGCCCAGTGACGAACCCTAATCTCACCTACCTACCCGTCACACTCTAATAATAAATGTCCTTAAAGTTTTCTTTGTGGGTTACAATTCTAACAgttccattttaatttttggtacTTCCATTGTGAGTGCCAACAACATCAATAGCTTCCTTTAGTTTTTAAAGGTGGATGTTTATCTTGATACAGTTGTTAATCGCAATAAATTCAAACTCCAATAAtagattttttaattgttaccAATTTAGTTACACAACAACTCTAGGTTAtcgttattaaaaaaaacttgtctATCGTGCGAATAACATTGTTttactattattttaattaatcattttTCGTCACATGAGATGATTTTTTTGCATGACGGAAcatgattggatgaaaataacaaaacaatgttaTCCTCGTGACATGCAagttcttcttcatcatcaaagCTTTAATGATCTGTTAAGCTATCATATCGCTTCAACTTTGCAAAGctccaattttcttttagtaATAATATTCAACGCTAGTTTTGATTGGATTCATCGTCTTTTCCTTCATGTGTTCAAGTTTTCAACCATCATAGGTAGAATTTTTGAATgttgcttttttatttatttataaaacctTGGGGTGCAATGAACCTTGAGGTGAGACTGAccccaggaaaaaaaaaaaaaaaaaaaaaaaaaccttggcGTGCACGCACtatgaaatagaaaatattCCTATTCGCTTCGCAAAaatgaaatagaaaatattctattatctgcaattttttttgcagCCTACCTGCGCGGCTGACTTATCGTTCATCTCTCTCTGAGCCGCTGAGGTGTAAAGGTTCGAGCTTTCTTTGTTCTTTAATGGCGGAGATTGTGTTCCGCAACCCAGCTGgaattttttccttcttttcctaTTCCTGGTTTGTCCATTTTCCATAATATATCTTCTATTTCCCTCCTCAGTCTCaccaatgttttatttttattttattttattttattgatttatcTTTTGGTGTTCGTCATCCTCTGCCTATAACTTGTAAATACTCAAAGATAATCTCATTAGCTATTTAAGTCGTTTTTTAATCTCATTAGCTATTTAAGTCGTTTTTGTAATGACTCAAATCCTGTATTTTGTTCAAGCATCCAATTTCTTTGAACTTTTGAAGTCTCATCTGTACTTGTGAAGTTTACTGTGTTTGATTGAAAGTTCCTCTTTTCTGTATATGCATGAATGATTAATGTGTGAATCCTTGTTACTGAGAATACCCATTTGTTAGTTGAATGTATACTGCTCATCAGtttgtttaaattgtaaaCCCCTTCATTCTACATGTAAGAGATTTTTATGTTTGCTTTGGGATTGATGCCaacaaaaaactgaaattaatattattgtGTTGAAAACCTGACTAAATGCAGAATCTGAGAACCACAGAGAATAGGCAAGGTTCCATTGCAATGGGAGAGTGCAATGGTGATGCATATGTTTCAGTGGGTGAACTCGATTCCCCTAGGATAGATAACTTCAAGAAAGTCTCACTTCTGCCCCTTGTCTTCCTCATCTTCTATGAGGTTTCTGGGGGACCATTTGGGGTTGAGGATAGTGTCCAGGCTGCTGGTCCCCTTCTAGCCCTTCTCGGATTCTTGGTCTTTCCACTCATTTGGAGTGTTCCCGAGGCCTTAATTACCGCAGAGATGGGTACCATGTTCCCTGAGGCTGGCGGTTATGTAGTTTGGGTTTCATCGGCTTTGGGTCCCTATTGGGGGTTCCAGCAGGGCTGGATGAAATGGCTAAGTGGGGTTATTGATAATGCTCTGTACCCAGTTCTGTTTCTGGACTATTTGAAGTCGGGGATCCCAGCTTTAGGTGGTGGCCTTCCAAGAATCATAGCCGTGTTGGTTTTGACGTCGGTGCTCACTTACATGAACTATAGGGGTTTAGCCATTGTGGGATGGGCTGCTGTTCTTTTAGGGGTTTTCTCACTCACTCCTTTTGTGGTTATGGGACTTGTGGCAATTCCCAAGTTGCAGCCTTCGAGATGGTTAGTGGTAAATATACACAGTGTGGACTGGAATTTGTATTTGAACACTCTCTTTTGGAATCTAAACTATTGGGACTCGATAAGTACACTTGCAGGGGAGGTagaaaacccaaagaaaaCTCTACCAAAGGCTCTGTTTTGTGCCTTGATTTTGGTTGTTGTTGGGTATTTGTTCCCTCTTCTAACTGGTACTGGGGCTGTTCCCCTCAACCGAGAGTTGTGGACTGATGGATACTTCTCAGATATTGCTAAAATTATTGGGGGAGTTTGGTTGAGATGGTGGATCCAAGGGGCTGCGGCAATGTCAAATATGGGGATGTTTGTGGCTGAAATGAGCAGTGACTCCTTCCAACTTCTTGGGATGGCAGAACGAGGTATGCTGCCTGAGTTTTTTGCTAAAAGGTCTCGCTATGGAACCCCAGTGATCGGCATTTTGTTCTCAGCTTCTGGAGTCCTTTTTCTATCTTGGCTGAGCTTTCAAGAGATTGTAGCTGCAGAAAACTTCTTGTACTGTTTTGGAATGATTCTAGAGTTCCTATCATTTATACGGTTAAGAGTGAAATACCCGGCAGCATCTCGGCCTTACAAGATACCTGTTGGAACAGTTGGAGCCATTCTTTTGTGCATTCCTCCAACCATACTGATTTGTACAGTTTTGGCATTTTCTACTCTCAAGGTGGTGGTTGTGAGCGTCGGAGCCATTATGATCGGCCTTGTGATGCAGCCATGTCTTATGTATGTGGAGAAAAAGAAGTGGATCAAGTTTTCGACCAGCACTGACCTCCCAGATC encodes the following:
- the LOC117629271 gene encoding probable polyamine transporter At1g31830 isoform X1; amino-acid sequence: MQNLRTTENRQGSIAMGECNGDAYVSVGELDSPRIDNFKKVSLLPLVFLIFYEVSGGPFGVEDSVQAAGPLLALLGFLVFPLIWSVPEALITAEMGTMFPEAGGYVVWVSSALGPYWGFQQGWMKWLSGVIDNALYPVLFLDYLKSGIPALGGGLPRIIAVLVLTSVLTYMNYRGLAIVGWAAVLLGVFSLTPFVVMGLVAIPKLQPSRWLVVNIHSVDWNLYLNTLFWNLNYWDSISTLAGEVENPKKTLPKALFCALILVVVGYLFPLLTGTGAVPLNRELWTDGYFSDIAKIIGGVWLRWWIQGAAAMSNMGMFVAEMSSDSFQLLGMAERGMLPEFFAKRSRYGTPVIGILFSASGVLFLSWLSFQEIVAAENFLYCFGMILEFLSFIRLRVKYPAASRPYKIPVGTVGAILLCIPPTILICTVLAFSTLKVVVVSVGAIMIGLVMQPCLMYVEKKKWIKFSTSTDLPDLHGANQGSVNSVID
- the LOC117629271 gene encoding probable polyamine transporter At1g31830 isoform X2 — translated: MGECNGDAYVSVGELDSPRIDNFKKVSLLPLVFLIFYEVSGGPFGVEDSVQAAGPLLALLGFLVFPLIWSVPEALITAEMGTMFPEAGGYVVWVSSALGPYWGFQQGWMKWLSGVIDNALYPVLFLDYLKSGIPALGGGLPRIIAVLVLTSVLTYMNYRGLAIVGWAAVLLGVFSLTPFVVMGLVAIPKLQPSRWLVVNIHSVDWNLYLNTLFWNLNYWDSISTLAGEVENPKKTLPKALFCALILVVVGYLFPLLTGTGAVPLNRELWTDGYFSDIAKIIGGVWLRWWIQGAAAMSNMGMFVAEMSSDSFQLLGMAERGMLPEFFAKRSRYGTPVIGILFSASGVLFLSWLSFQEIVAAENFLYCFGMILEFLSFIRLRVKYPAASRPYKIPVGTVGAILLCIPPTILICTVLAFSTLKVVVVSVGAIMIGLVMQPCLMYVEKKKWIKFSTSTDLPDLHGANQGSVNSVID